Proteins encoded by one window of Govania unica:
- a CDS encoding response regulator transcription factor, which yields MTAVKHILLVDDDVELRRTLAEQLALYSEFTTSEAGTGAEAFEIVKTTAFDLVLLDVGLPDIDGREACRLMRRNGLKIPVIMLTASDSDADTILGLEAGANDYVAKPFRFGVLLARIRAHLRQHEMSEDAIFAVGPYNFKPSAKLLMDPETNARIRLTEKETAILKFLKRAEGKPVPRETLLDEVWGYNAGVTTHTLETHIYRLRQKIEKNPAEARILLTDAGGYRLAT from the coding sequence ATGACCGCCGTCAAGCATATACTCCTTGTCGATGACGACGTAGAACTGCGCCGCACTCTTGCGGAGCAACTCGCCCTCTATAGCGAATTCACCACCAGCGAAGCCGGAACCGGGGCCGAGGCGTTCGAGATCGTCAAGACCACGGCCTTCGATCTGGTGCTGCTGGATGTGGGCCTGCCGGATATCGACGGCCGCGAGGCCTGCCGCCTGATGCGCCGGAACGGGCTCAAGATTCCGGTGATCATGCTGACCGCCTCTGATTCCGACGCCGACACCATCCTTGGCCTTGAAGCCGGGGCCAATGACTATGTGGCCAAGCCATTCCGCTTTGGCGTGTTGCTCGCCCGTATCCGCGCCCATCTGCGCCAGCATGAGATGAGCGAGGATGCGATCTTTGCCGTCGGCCCCTATAATTTCAAACCCAGTGCCAAGCTGTTGATGGACCCCGAGACCAACGCCCGCATCCGGCTGACGGAAAAGGAAACCGCCATCCTCAAATTCCTCAAGCGCGCCGAGGGCAAGCCGGTGCCGCGCGAGACCCTGCTTGATGAGGTCTGGGGCTATAACGCCGGGGTCACCACCCATACGCTTGAAACCCATATCTACCGGCTGCGCCAGAAGATCGAGAAAAACCCGGCCGAGGCGCGTATTCTGCTGACCGACGCGGGCGGCTACCGGCTCGCAACCTGA
- the ribA gene encoding GTP cyclohydrolase II: MVRVRDPDSGPALPSAAEETARIAVERAVAELRYGRMVLVDGGTGPVLMAPAEIASPESLSSFVARAGAVPALALTANRAAVLHINPTGDDVELVTLAAHLTPSAIRALADASEDLSHPLMGPFRTRAMALTDNHRAALKLLKLARLLPAGLVSAPLGAPQAAALVAGGVLAVGAAAIYAYETTAALGLVRVAAAKVPLADAENARIIAFRPEDGGIEHLAILIGDPVPHEPVLIRLHSECFTGDLLGSLKCDCGDQLRGSIRQIAAAGAGIVLYLAQEGRGIGLISKLKAYSLQDQGFDTVDANERLGFDADERIFLPAAVMLKRLGYRTVRLMTNNPDKVAGLEALGITVTERVPHAFPSNGHNEFYLLTKKKRSGHYL, translated from the coding sequence ATGGTTCGCGTTAGAGATCCGGATTCTGGCCCCGCCCTGCCATCCGCCGCCGAGGAGACGGCCCGCATTGCCGTGGAACGCGCGGTGGCGGAGCTGCGTTATGGCCGCATGGTTCTGGTGGACGGAGGGACAGGGCCGGTTCTGATGGCCCCGGCGGAAATCGCCTCGCCGGAGAGTCTTTCGAGTTTTGTCGCGCGGGCCGGAGCGGTTCCGGCGCTGGCCCTGACCGCCAACCGGGCGGCGGTGCTGCATATCAATCCAACCGGCGACGATGTGGAGCTGGTGACGCTTGCGGCACATCTGACGCCATCTGCCATTCGCGCGCTGGCTGATGCCTCCGAAGATCTGTCCCATCCGCTGATGGGTCCGTTCCGCACCCGGGCCATGGCGCTCACGGACAATCATCGTGCGGCTTTGAAGCTGCTGAAGCTCGCCCGCCTGCTGCCCGCGGGACTGGTGTCGGCCCCGCTTGGCGCGCCTCAGGCGGCGGCGCTAGTGGCTGGCGGGGTGCTGGCTGTGGGGGCGGCCGCCATTTATGCCTATGAGACTACGGCGGCGCTGGGCCTTGTGCGGGTGGCGGCGGCTAAAGTGCCGCTTGCGGACGCGGAAAATGCCCGCATTATTGCTTTCCGGCCCGAAGACGGCGGTATCGAACATCTCGCCATCCTGATCGGCGATCCGGTGCCCCATGAGCCGGTGTTGATCCGTCTTCATTCCGAATGTTTCACCGGCGACTTGCTCGGCTCGCTCAAATGCGATTGCGGAGATCAGCTGCGCGGCTCCATCCGCCAGATCGCCGCGGCAGGAGCGGGCATTGTGCTTTATCTGGCCCAGGAAGGGCGCGGCATCGGGCTCATCAGTAAGCTGAAGGCCTATAGCCTGCAGGATCAGGGCTTTGATACGGTGGATGCCAATGAGCGGCTCGGTTTCGACGCCGACGAACGCATCTTCCTGCCCGCCGCCGTCATGCTGAAGCGGCTCGGCTACCGGACCGTGCGGCTCATGACCAACAATCCGGACAAGGTCGCGGGGCTTGAAGCGCTCGGCATCACAGTGACCGAACGCGTGCCGCACGCCTTTCCGTCGAACGGTCACAATGAGTTTTACCTGCTGACCAAAAAGAAACGCAGCGGGCATTATCTGTGA
- a CDS encoding L,D-transpeptidase family protein, whose translation MDLVVVPDGETPHRGVLFTGDQSYPCAIGKAGVTAAKREGDHMSPVGVYVLRRLHYRPDVFPTAPATGLPVKAIDPQDGWCDAADHPDYNRPVRPPFAMSHEKMWRDDGLYDLVVEIGYNDAPPVSGLGSAIFLHIARPDFAGTEGCVALAREDLLAVLAGLGPDSCIEIHGLPGQARQ comes from the coding sequence ATGGATCTGGTGGTTGTTCCCGATGGTGAGACGCCTCATCGCGGTGTGCTATTCACCGGCGACCAAAGCTACCCCTGCGCCATCGGCAAGGCTGGGGTGACGGCGGCGAAGCGCGAGGGCGATCATATGTCGCCGGTGGGAGTCTATGTCCTGAGGCGGCTCCATTACCGCCCGGATGTGTTTCCGACCGCGCCTGCAACGGGCCTGCCGGTCAAGGCTATCGATCCACAAGATGGCTGGTGCGATGCCGCAGATCACCCGGACTATAACCGCCCGGTGCGGCCGCCATTCGCGATGAGCCATGAAAAAATGTGGCGTGACGATGGGCTTTATGACCTCGTGGTCGAGATCGGCTACAACGACGCCCCGCCTGTATCAGGCTTGGGCAGTGCCATCTTCCTGCATATCGCCCGCCCGGATTTCGCCGGCACCGAAGGCTGCGTTGCGCTTGCCCGGGAGGACCTGTTGGCAGTGCTGGCTGGACTTGGGCCTGATAGCTGCATCGAGATCCATGGATTGCCGGGTCAAGCCCGGCAATGA
- a CDS encoding YggS family pyridoxal phosphate-dependent enzyme: MNDLDLTTTKVTGNLAQVKTAIAKAAHAAGRNADDVTLVAVSKTHDADAILPALKAGQLVFGENRVQEAQAKWPALRALYPAIELHLIGPLQSNKVPEAVATFDVIESLDREKLARALATEFTKQGVSRPCYIQVNTGGEDQKAGVTPRATDAFIKLCRDDLGLPVVGLMCIPPVHEEPAPHFALLRKIAARNGLTTLSMGMSGDFESAIALGATHVRIGTAIFGSR; the protein is encoded by the coding sequence ATGAATGATCTCGATCTGACTACCACCAAGGTGACGGGAAATCTTGCCCAAGTCAAAACCGCCATCGCCAAGGCCGCCCACGCCGCCGGACGGAACGCCGATGACGTGACCTTGGTGGCGGTGTCGAAAACCCATGATGCCGATGCCATCCTGCCTGCCCTGAAGGCCGGGCAGCTGGTATTTGGCGAAAACCGCGTGCAGGAAGCCCAAGCCAAATGGCCCGCCTTAAGGGCGCTCTATCCCGCGATCGAGCTCCATCTGATCGGCCCCCTGCAATCTAACAAAGTGCCCGAGGCGGTGGCGACCTTCGACGTCATCGAGTCGCTCGACCGCGAAAAACTCGCCCGCGCGCTCGCCACCGAATTCACCAAACAGGGCGTGAGCCGCCCCTGCTATATCCAGGTCAATACCGGCGGCGAAGATCAGAAAGCCGGAGTCACCCCCCGCGCGACCGACGCCTTCATAAAACTCTGCCGCGACGATCTCGGGCTGCCGGTTGTCGGCCTCATGTGCATCCCGCCGGTCCATGAGGAACCCGCCCCCCATTTCGCGCTGCTGCGTAAAATCGCTGCGCGCAACGGATTGACCACCCTCAGCATGGGCATGAGCGGCGACTTCGAAAGCGCCATCGCCTTAGGTGCCACCCATGTGCGAATCGGTACGGCGATTTTCGGTAGTAGATAA
- a CDS encoding thiamine phosphate synthase, with amino-acid sequence MSAQALFTFAEHLPATILRGRRLPRLWFLTDHNRVPDPERVVATLPAGSGVILRDYGYAKRERLATDLALCAGHHGLIFLVAGDMRIAEDVGADGVHIPERDYEHLASLRAAHPRWLLTAAAHSGDAVRRAVTAGADAVFVSPVFPTRSHPGEDALGLDAFAAIADQASLPVIALGGIDGVTVQQLSGTPIAGIAAIGALADG; translated from the coding sequence ATGAGCGCGCAAGCCCTTTTCACCTTTGCCGAACATCTGCCCGCGACCATCCTGCGCGGGCGCAGGTTGCCGCGCCTCTGGTTCCTCACCGACCATAATCGGGTGCCGGATCCGGAGCGGGTGGTGGCGACCCTGCCCGCGGGCAGTGGCGTCATCCTGCGTGACTATGGATATGCGAAACGCGAGCGGCTCGCAACCGACCTTGCGTTATGCGCGGGCCATCACGGGCTGATCTTTCTGGTGGCTGGCGATATGCGGATTGCCGAGGACGTAGGCGCCGACGGGGTTCATATCCCGGAACGCGATTATGAACATCTCGCAAGCCTGCGGGCTGCCCATCCGCGCTGGCTGCTGACGGCGGCGGCCCATTCAGGGGACGCGGTGCGGCGGGCGGTCACGGCGGGAGCCGACGCGGTCTTCGTCTCGCCCGTCTTTCCGACCCGAAGCCATCCGGGCGAAGACGCCCTCGGCCTAGACGCCTTCGCGGCGATTGCGGATCAGGCGAGCCTGCCGGTGATCGCGCTTGGGGGTATTGACGGGGTCACGGTGCAACAGTTGTCCGGGACGCCGATCGCGGGCATTGCCGCCATCGGCGCTTTGGCGGACGGATAA
- the cysC gene encoding adenylyl-sulfate kinase, whose amino-acid sequence MTSITKIRPQADDATSARGHMKIVIVGHVDHGKSTLVGRLIHDTGSLPEGKYEAIKAMSERRGMPFEWAFLMDALQAERDQGITIDTTQIWFKSEKRDYVIIDAPGHKEFLKNMVTGAASANAATLVIDAHEGIQEQSKRHGYLLHLLGVRQIAIAVNKMDLVNFDEAVFNKIEADFRAYLASFGVTPTFMIPVSARDGDNIVSRSERAPWYKGPTLVEALDGFEQVSAPTEQPLRFPVQDVYKFDDRRIIAGRIETGRLKVGDTLLFSPSNKKVQVKSIEAWSVPHAPSEAHAGQSVGITLSEQIFVERGDLASHADHPPIETDVFNARLFWLGRDALTVGKRYKMKLNTSEVQVTVQAITKVIDTDDLSSAASSRVERNSVAEVTLRARKMIALDDYSTLAETGRFVLVDNYDIAGGGIISMDGYADQRKLVTRASSNIQRVEHRITTDMREERHGHAGGIVWFTGLSGAGKSTIAVEVENRLHALGYQVYVLDGDNIRHGLNSNLGFSPEDRAENIRRIGEVAALFASAGVIAITSFISPYRSDRDRAREVAPDSFHEIYVKADVATCESRDPKGLYKKARTGEIAEFTGISAPYEAPEAPELVVDTANSSVDDCVQQVVDYVRENFSLESRRAKHGIWPPEFDI is encoded by the coding sequence ATGACCAGCATCACCAAGATCCGCCCCCAAGCCGACGACGCCACAAGCGCGCGCGGCCACATGAAAATCGTCATCGTCGGCCATGTGGACCATGGCAAGTCGACCCTCGTCGGCCGCCTCATCCATGACACCGGCTCGCTGCCCGAAGGCAAATATGAAGCCATCAAGGCCATGAGCGAGCGCCGCGGCATGCCGTTTGAATGGGCCTTCCTGATGGATGCGCTGCAGGCCGAACGCGATCAGGGCATCACCATCGACACCACGCAGATCTGGTTCAAATCAGAAAAGCGCGACTATGTGATCATCGATGCCCCGGGCCATAAGGAATTCCTCAAGAACATGGTGACGGGCGCGGCTTCGGCCAACGCCGCAACACTCGTGATCGATGCCCATGAAGGCATTCAGGAACAATCCAAACGCCACGGCTATCTTCTGCATCTTCTGGGCGTGCGGCAGATCGCCATCGCCGTCAACAAGATGGATCTGGTCAATTTCGACGAAGCGGTGTTCAACAAGATCGAGGCCGACTTCCGCGCCTATCTCGCAAGCTTTGGCGTCACCCCGACCTTCATGATCCCGGTCTCGGCCCGCGACGGCGACAATATTGTCAGCCGGTCAGAGCGTGCTCCCTGGTACAAGGGCCCGACCCTGGTCGAGGCGCTCGACGGTTTCGAACAGGTCTCGGCCCCGACCGAACAGCCGCTCCGCTTCCCGGTGCAGGACGTCTATAAATTCGACGACCGCCGCATCATTGCCGGACGCATCGAAACCGGACGCCTCAAGGTCGGCGATACCCTGCTGTTCTCGCCGTCGAACAAAAAGGTGCAGGTCAAATCGATCGAAGCCTGGAGCGTGCCCCATGCCCCGAGCGAAGCCCATGCCGGGCAATCCGTCGGCATCACGCTGAGCGAACAGATCTTTGTCGAACGCGGCGATCTTGCGTCCCATGCGGACCATCCGCCGATTGAAACCGATGTCTTCAACGCCCGCCTGTTCTGGCTCGGCCGCGACGCACTTACGGTCGGCAAACGCTACAAGATGAAGCTCAATACCAGCGAAGTGCAGGTCACGGTTCAGGCGATCACAAAGGTCATCGACACCGACGACCTGTCATCTGCGGCCAGCAGCCGCGTTGAACGCAACAGCGTCGCCGAAGTAACCTTGCGCGCCCGCAAGATGATCGCGCTCGATGATTACAGCACCCTCGCCGAAACCGGCCGCTTTGTGCTGGTGGACAATTACGACATCGCCGGCGGCGGCATCATCAGCATGGACGGCTATGCCGACCAGCGCAAACTGGTGACCCGGGCCTCGTCCAACATCCAGCGCGTCGAACATCGCATCACCACCGACATGCGCGAAGAGCGTCATGGCCATGCGGGCGGCATCGTCTGGTTCACCGGTCTCTCGGGCGCGGGCAAGTCGACCATTGCCGTCGAGGTGGAAAACCGCCTCCATGCGCTTGGCTATCAGGTCTATGTGCTTGATGGCGACAATATCCGCCATGGGCTCAATTCGAACCTCGGCTTCTCGCCCGAGGACCGGGCCGAAAACATCCGCCGCATCGGCGAGGTCGCAGCCCTGTTCGCAAGCGCCGGCGTGATCGCCATCACCAGCTTCATCTCGCCCTACCGGTCAGACCGCGACCGCGCCCGCGAAGTGGCTCCGGACAGCTTCCACGAGATTTACGTGAAAGCCGACGTCGCCACCTGTGAAAGCCGCGATCCGAAGGGACTCTATAAAAAGGCCCGGACGGGCGAAATCGCCGAGTTCACCGGCATCTCGGCCCCCTATGAAGCGCCCGAAGCCCCCGAACTCGTGGTCGATACGGCGAACAGCTCGGTCGATGACTGCGTGCAGCAGGTGGTCGACTATGTGCGGGAAAACTTCTCGCTCGAAAGCCGCCGCGCCAAACACGGCATCTGGCCACCCGAGTTCGATATTTAA
- the cysD gene encoding sulfate adenylyltransferase subunit CysD, translated as MSALDDLESQSIYIFREAFNRLDNIAMLWSLGKDSNVMIWLARKAFFGHVPFPVVHVDTEKKFPEMYDFRDRYAAEWNLNFIRETCPPIEDMDPDLPPATRSAARKTAGLKAMLEKHQFSGVFAGIRRDEEGTRAKERVFSPRGQTGQWDFRDQPPEFWDQYKTDFPPETHVRIHPLLHWTEMDIWKYTHRENIPVIPLYFSQNGKRYRSLGDKDITNPVESTAATIPEILTELSTTKVAERSGRAMDHESEDSFERLRADGYM; from the coding sequence ATGAGCGCGCTCGACGATCTTGAAAGCCAAAGCATTTACATTTTCCGCGAAGCCTTCAACCGGCTCGATAATATCGCCATGCTGTGGTCCCTCGGCAAAGACTCGAACGTCATGATCTGGCTGGCCCGCAAGGCCTTTTTCGGTCATGTGCCGTTTCCGGTCGTGCATGTGGACACCGAAAAGAAATTCCCGGAAATGTATGACTTCCGCGACCGCTATGCGGCCGAGTGGAACCTGAATTTCATTCGCGAAACCTGCCCGCCCATCGAAGACATGGACCCGGACCTGCCGCCCGCCACTCGTTCGGCCGCGCGCAAGACCGCCGGGTTGAAGGCCATGCTCGAAAAGCATCAGTTCTCAGGCGTTTTCGCCGGCATCCGCCGCGACGAGGAAGGCACCCGCGCCAAGGAACGCGTGTTCAGCCCGCGCGGCCAGACCGGCCAGTGGGATTTCCGCGACCAGCCGCCGGAATTCTGGGACCAGTATAAAACCGATTTCCCGCCCGAAACCCATGTGCGCATCCATCCCCTGCTGCATTGGACGGAAATGGACATCTGGAAGTATACGCATCGCGAGAACATCCCGGTGATCCCGCTTTATTTCTCGCAAAACGGCAAACGCTACCGTTCGCTCGGCGACAAGGACATCACCAATCCGGTCGAGTCGACCGCCGCCACCATCCCCGAGATCCTGACCGAACTCTCCACCACCAAGGTGGCCGAACGGTCGGGCCGGGCCATGGACCATGAGAGCGAAGACAGTTTCGAACGGCTCCGTGCCGACGGCTATATGTAA
- a CDS encoding DUF3576 domain-containing protein — translation MGISKVLRAGAGAVVTGLVVLSLGGCSWFGGGRSDVIKERTLAAETISKIGVNAYLWQASLQTLDFMPMASADAQGGVIITDWYVNPSDQSERGKVTVYILDKGLRADALKVNVFKQHLRGGQWVDDTDMVQASKDVADAILLQARRIRLSQVPGSN, via the coding sequence ATGGGTATTTCGAAAGTTCTGCGCGCGGGCGCGGGTGCGGTTGTAACGGGCCTTGTGGTCCTGTCGCTTGGCGGTTGCAGCTGGTTTGGCGGCGGTCGCAGCGATGTGATCAAGGAACGGACGCTTGCGGCCGAAACCATCTCCAAAATCGGCGTCAATGCCTATCTCTGGCAGGCCAGCCTGCAAACGCTTGATTTCATGCCTATGGCCAGCGCCGATGCGCAGGGCGGGGTGATCATCACCGATTGGTACGTCAATCCGTCCGATCAGAGCGAACGCGGCAAGGTGACGGTCTATATCCTCGACAAGGGTCTGCGCGCCGACGCGCTCAAGGTCAATGTGTTCAAGCAGCATCTGCGTGGCGGTCAGTGGGTCGATGATACCGACATGGTCCAGGCGTCAAAAGACGTGGCCGACGCCATTCTGCTGCAAGCCCGGCGGATCCGCCTGTCGCAGGTTCCCGGCAGCAATTAA
- the leuS gene encoding leucine--tRNA ligase, whose translation MSRYNARATEKKWQKTWEQAKSFVTDEDRSRPKYYVLEMFPYPSGRIHLGHVRNYTMGDVVARYRRAQGFNVLHPMGWDAFGMPAENAAFENNTHPATWTYQNIDHMRSQLKDLGFAFDWEREFATCDPNYYQHEQAMFLDFLETGLVYRKESWVNWDPVDMTVLANEQVIDGRGWRSGALVERRKLSQWFLKITDYADELLASLDDLPRWPQKVRLMQENWIGRSEGLRLFFDLKDAPAGQDRLEVYTTRPDTLFGASFCAIAADHPLSLKLAENDPALAAFIAECRKTGTSEEALERAEKKGYRLPVKAVHPFDDTWDLPVLVANFVLMDYGTGAIFGCPAHDQRDLDFARKYDLPVLPVVVPEGMDAASFTVGTEAFVDDGRIANSRFLDGLTIDAAKAEVAARAEAGDFGARTVNFRLRDWGVSRQRYWGCPIPVIHCPSCGIVPVPKDQLPVKLPDDVTFDKPGNPLDHHPTWKHVACPTCGEPARRETDTFDTFIDSSWYFARFCSPKSAAPFDREAADYWLPVDQYIGGVEHAILHLLYSRFFTRAMKEVDLVGLSEPFDGLFTQGMVCHETYRGPAGEYLFPDQVEHDDTGAARLKGTDTPVTIGRSEKMSKSKKNVVDPTDIIETYGADTARWFVLSDSPPERDLEWTSQGIEGAWRFTQRLWRLVTTLAPQAGAAGSTIPAEFGTEALALRRATHKTVAAVTRAVEEFHFNRAVALVHEFANTLGGIKAEGTVAADFAFAIREALEAVVLVINPMMPHLAEELWSELGHQKLVAETLWPKADPSLLSDDTATIAVQVQGKLRDTITVPKDMDKAELEALALGLEKVQRALDGKPVKKVIVVPNRIVNVVA comes from the coding sequence ATGTCTCGCTACAATGCGCGAGCAACCGAGAAGAAATGGCAGAAGACCTGGGAACAGGCCAAAAGCTTCGTCACCGATGAAGACCGCAGCCGCCCCAAATATTATGTCCTCGAAATGTTCCCCTACCCGTCGGGCCGCATTCATCTCGGCCATGTGCGCAATTATACCATGGGCGATGTGGTGGCGCGGTATCGCCGTGCTCAGGGCTTCAATGTGCTGCATCCCATGGGCTGGGACGCTTTCGGCATGCCGGCGGAAAACGCCGCCTTTGAAAACAACACCCATCCGGCCACCTGGACCTATCAGAATATCGACCATATGCGGTCGCAGCTGAAAGATCTCGGTTTCGCCTTTGACTGGGAGCGCGAGTTCGCTACCTGCGACCCGAACTATTACCAGCATGAACAGGCCATGTTCCTGGATTTCCTGGAAACCGGGCTGGTGTACCGCAAGGAATCCTGGGTCAACTGGGATCCGGTGGACATGACCGTGCTCGCGAACGAGCAAGTGATCGACGGCCGCGGCTGGCGCTCGGGCGCGCTTGTGGAACGGCGCAAGCTGTCGCAATGGTTCCTCAAGATCACCGATTATGCCGACGAACTTCTGGCGTCGCTGGACGATCTGCCGCGCTGGCCGCAAAAAGTGCGGTTGATGCAGGAAAACTGGATCGGCCGTTCGGAAGGTCTGCGGCTGTTCTTCGATCTGAAGGATGCGCCGGCGGGGCAGGACCGGCTTGAAGTCTATACTACCCGGCCGGATACCCTTTTCGGCGCGAGCTTCTGCGCTATCGCTGCTGATCATCCACTGTCGCTGAAGCTCGCTGAAAACGACCCGGCATTGGCTGCGTTCATTGCTGAATGCCGCAAAACCGGAACCAGCGAAGAAGCGCTCGAACGGGCGGAGAAAAAGGGCTATCGCCTGCCCGTGAAGGCCGTGCATCCGTTTGACGATACATGGGATCTGCCGGTGCTGGTGGCCAATTTCGTGCTGATGGATTATGGCACCGGGGCGATTTTCGGTTGCCCGGCCCATGACCAGCGCGATCTGGATTTCGCCCGCAAATATGACCTGCCGGTGCTGCCCGTGGTGGTGCCTGAAGGGATGGACGCCGCAAGCTTCACGGTTGGCACGGAGGCCTTTGTGGACGACGGCCGCATCGCCAATTCGCGCTTTCTTGACGGCCTGACGATCGATGCCGCCAAAGCCGAAGTGGCGGCCCGCGCCGAAGCCGGTGACTTTGGTGCCCGCACGGTCAATTTCCGTCTGCGTGACTGGGGCGTATCGCGTCAGCGCTATTGGGGTTGTCCCATTCCGGTCATTCATTGCCCGAGCTGTGGCATCGTGCCGGTGCCGAAGGATCAACTGCCGGTCAAGCTTCCGGACGATGTGACCTTCGACAAGCCGGGCAATCCGCTCGATCATCATCCGACCTGGAAGCATGTGGCTTGCCCGACCTGCGGCGAACCGGCGCGGCGGGAAACCGATACCTTCGATACCTTCATCGATTCGAGCTGGTATTTCGCCCGCTTCTGCTCGCCGAAATCGGCGGCGCCGTTTGATCGTGAGGCGGCCGATTACTGGTTGCCGGTGGATCAGTATATCGGCGGTGTCGAACATGCGATTTTGCATCTTCTTTATTCGCGGTTCTTCACCCGGGCCATGAAAGAAGTCGATCTTGTGGGCTTGTCCGAGCCGTTCGACGGGCTTTTCACCCAGGGCATGGTCTGCCATGAGACCTATCGCGGTCCGGCCGGGGAATATCTGTTCCCCGATCAGGTGGAGCATGACGACACGGGCGCGGCCCGTCTGAAGGGCACCGACACGCCGGTGACCATCGGCCGGTCCGAGAAAATGTCCAAGTCGAAAAAGAACGTGGTCGATCCGACCGATATCATTGAAACCTATGGCGCCGACACCGCGCGCTGGTTCGTGTTGTCGGACAGCCCGCCTGAACGCGATCTTGAATGGACGTCTCAGGGCATCGAAGGCGCCTGGCGCTTCACCCAGCGTCTGTGGCGTCTGGTGACCACGCTCGCCCCGCAGGCGGGCGCGGCCGGGTCCACTATTCCGGCGGAGTTCGGCACGGAAGCTTTGGCTCTGCGCCGGGCCACTCACAAGACGGTGGCGGCGGTGACCCGGGCGGTTGAGGAGTTCCATTTCAACCGTGCTGTGGCCCTTGTTCATGAATTCGCCAATACCCTTGGCGGCATCAAGGCCGAAGGCACGGTGGCGGCTGATTTCGCCTTTGCCATTCGCGAAGCGCTCGAAGCCGTGGTGCTGGTGATCAACCCGATGATGCCGCATCTCGCCGAAGAGCTGTGGTCCGAGTTGGGCCATCAGAAGCTTGTGGCTGAAACCTTATGGCCCAAAGCCGATCCGTCCCTGCTCAGCGACGATACGGCGACCATCGCCGTGCAGGTGCAGGGCAAGCTTCGCGATACCATCACTGTGCCTAAGGATATGGACAAGGCCGAACTTGAGGCGTTGGCCCTTGGACTTGAGAAAGTGCAACGGGCGCTCGATGGCAAGCCGGTGAAAAAAGTCATTGTGGTGCCAAATCGCATCGTCAATGTGGTAGCCTGA
- the lptE gene encoding LPS assembly lipoprotein LptE has protein sequence MARLIGVFSLAAALAACGFEPMYAPGGLHGASGAAADLAAVELAPLRNDAGRNFRVGQQMSNALSERLYASGVAPARYRLELKLTEHREGFGFRQDESVTRYGLRLSAEYRLIDIASKKTVLSETTQTYNSYDVSQSDFATVMAQRDMEQRLTRDLSDRIVSRLGLFFREPRKDAAEVAPQPSPKSD, from the coding sequence ATGGCGCGTTTGATCGGAGTGTTCAGTCTCGCGGCCGCGCTTGCGGCCTGCGGGTTCGAACCGATGTACGCGCCGGGCGGTCTGCATGGGGCAAGTGGCGCTGCGGCCGATCTCGCGGCGGTTGAGCTTGCCCCGCTCCGGAATGATGCCGGGCGCAATTTCCGCGTCGGCCAGCAGATGTCGAACGCGCTCAGCGAGCGGCTTTATGCGAGCGGCGTGGCCCCGGCGCGCTACCGGCTTGAGCTCAAACTGACCGAGCATCGCGAAGGCTTTGGCTTCCGCCAGGATGAATCGGTGACGCGCTATGGCCTGCGCTTGTCGGCCGAATACCGGTTGATCGACATCGCCAGCAAGAAAACGGTGCTGAGCGAAACCACCCAGACCTACAATTCCTATGACGTGTCGCAGTCGGATTTCGCCACGGTCATGGCGCAACGCGACATGGAGCAGCGGCTGACCCGCGATCTGAGCGACCGTATTGTGAGCCGGCTCGGGCTGTTCTTCCGCGAACCGCGCAAGGATGCTGCCGAGGTCGCGCCGCAACCTTCCCCAAAGTCTGATTAG